The following coding sequences lie in one Cloeon dipterum chromosome 1, ieCloDipt1.1, whole genome shotgun sequence genomic window:
- the Graf gene encoding rho GTPase-activating protein 26 isoform X7, which produces MGLLPLEFTDCLTDSPYFRENLHAHEKELEKTSQQIKGLIKEVNNVISAAKSLSRCQKSLAGCLINFSFDCIGTSLTDDEVVISNSLRKFGNLIEMIEDERNKMLETSYAQIIQPLEKFRKEHIGGVKEGRKKFEKHSLKFCQSQERYLNLSTKKQDTVLQEADATLEMEQRHFCQASLQYVCLLQQVQERKKFEFVEPLLSFMYGWLTFYHQGHDTHHDFKPYMLDLQFRIQKTRTNFDATRDQTDSLMKKMLELRNANPVDLGISNKMYTRQGYLYLMEKKAFGTTAWSKQYCMYKKDTNEVTLIPYNQITGKFNPTETFKLASCVRRISDSIDKRFCFDITSGDKPGVIYTLQALSEEDRKKWMDVMGGKEPFTLQEYTTPGKVTKSEDRALDEVGFAFVSKCIEALEARGLEEQGLYRVVGVNSKVTKLLQMGLDRRKVDKLNLDDSLEWESKTITSALKNYLRSLPEPLMTFRHHFAYIAAAKQETRTQRINDVHNLVHRLPEANFNMLKLLIRHLLNVTSHSDKNLMTVSNVSVCFGPTLLRPEEETVAAIMDIKFCNVVVEIMIENFNQLFGTKPENPTPDPEVAQAPLPQAKPQGNLMTNSYPGPKPRHSTQYLQRTSNKSAPPPVTHAVIKSYYDGPLSASLHNVHQSAGFMAGQNIPMRVDSGVSLRSTTANTASEGNLLGMSQSPPSGSPPLHHAPANTLPLKKPNSIYAQTGEDAKIEHVNNTSSSSESMSSVSSRDHFETVMPAKGRAASGTRLNTHYVTQYKPLNNIRVRTLYACVGENDGELSFEPNQIITNVRGSLEPGWLEGTLNGKTGLVPENYVEFLP; this is translated from the exons GTTTGTCCCGGTGTCAGAAGTCCCTGGCAGGGTGTCTGATCAACTTCAGTTTCGACTGTATCGGCACTTCGCTCACGGACGACGAAGTGGTTATCTCCAATTCCCTGCGCAAATTCGGCAACCTTATCGAGATGATCGAGGATGAGCGAAACAAGATG TTGGAGACGAGTTACGCTCAAATCATCCAGCCGCTGGAGAAATTTCGCAAGGAGCACATAGGCGGCGTCAAA GAGGGCAGGAAAAAGTTTGAGAAGCACTCGTTGAAGTTCTGCCAGAGTCAGGAGCGGTACTTGAACTTGTCGACCAAGAAACAGGACACTGTGCTTCAAGAG GCTGATGCGACTCTTGAAATGGAACAGAGGCATTTTTGCCAAGCCAGTTTGCAGTACGTTTGTCTCCTACAGCAAGTGCAGGAACGGAAGAAGTTCGAGTTTGTAGAGCCG CTGCTGAGTTTCATGTATGGATGGCTGACATTTTACCACCAAGGACATGACACCCATCACGACTTCAAGCCGTACATGTTAGATCTGCAATTCAGAATACAAAAG ACGAGAACCAATTTTGACGCGACGAGGGACCAAACCGACTCGCTGATGAAGAAGATGCTCGAGCTGAGGAACGCG AATCCGGTTGATTTAggaatttccaataaaatgtATACCCGACAAGGGTATCTTTATTTAATGGAAAAGA AGGCCTTCGGAACAACAGCCTGGTCCAAACAGTACTGTATGTACAAGAAGGACACTAATGAGGTCACATTAATTCCGTACAATCAAATTACCGGAAAATTT aaTCCAACAGAGACTTTCAAATTAGCGTCTTGTGTAAGGCGCATATCTGACTCCATAGATAAACGCTTCTGCTTCGACATAACCTCTGGGGacaa GCCAGGGGTCATTTACACTTTGCAAGCCTTGTCTGAAGAAGATAGAAAAAAGTGGATGGATGTTATGGGAGGAAAAGAACCt tTCACATTGCAGGAGTACACAACTCCAGGAAAAGTGACGAAGAGCGAAGACCGCGCCCTTGACGAGGTAGGCTTCGCGTTCGTCTCAAAGTGCATAGAAGCCCTTGAGGCCAGAG GCCTCGAGGAGCAAGGCCTGTACCGCGTGGTAGGGGTCAACTCGAAGGTGACCAAACTGCTGCAGATGGGGCTGGACCGGCGGAAAGTGGACAAGCTCAATCTGGACGACAGCCTTGAGTGGGAGAGCAAGACCATCACCAGCGCGCTCAAAAACTACCTGCGCAGCCTGCCGGAACCGCTCATGACCTTTCGGCACCACTTTGCCTACATAGCGGCAGCAA agcaAGAGACAAGGACGCAACGAATAAACGATGTCCATAATTTAGTGCATAGGTTACCGGAAGCCAATTTCAACATGCTGAAGCTTCTAATTAGACATTTATTAAA TGTTACGTCACACTCTGACAAAAATCTAATGACTGTGAGCAACGTGAGCGTGTGCTTCGGCCCGACCCTTTTGCGTCCAGAGGAGGAAACCGTCGCCGCCATCATGGACATCAAGTTCTGCAACGTGGTTGTTGAGATCATGATAGAAAACTTCAACCAG ctcttCGGCACGAAACCCGAAAACCCCACACCCGACCCGGAGGTGGCGCAGGCGCCTCTGCCCCAAGCAAAACCCCAGGGCAATCTTATGACAAACTCGTACCCTGGACCCAAACCGAGACATTCCACGCAGTACCTGCAACGCACCTCCAACAAGTCTGCCCCTCCTCCAGTAACCCAT GCTGTGATAAAATCATACTACGACGGTCCGTTGAGCGCGAGTCTGCACAACGTGCACCAGAGCGCCGGCTTCATGGCCGGTCAGAACATTCCGATGCGGGTGGACTCTGGGGTGAGTCTGCGCAGCACGACGGCCAACACGGCGTCCGAGGGCAACCTGCTGGGCATGTCGCAGAGCCCCCCAAGCGGCAGCCCGCCGCTGCACCACGCGCCGGCCAACACACTGCCCCTGAAGAAGCCCAACAGCATCTACGCGCAGACTG GAGAGGACGCCAAAATCGAGCATGTGAATAACACTAGCAGTTCCAGTGAGTCCATGTCGTCTGTCTCGTCCAGGGATCACTTTGAAACGGTCATGCCAGCCAAAGGAAGAG CAGCGTCAGGAACAAGACTGAACACCCATTATGTGACCCAGTACAAGCCATTAAACAATAT AAGAGTCCGAACGCTGTACGCCTGTGTAGGCGAAAACGACGGAGAACTCTCCTTCGAACCAAAccaaataattacaaatg tCCGAGGGTCACTGGAGCCAGGCTGGTTGGAGGGAACTCTGAACGGAAAGACTGGGCTGGTTCCTGAGAACTACGTCGAGTTTTTGCCATAA
- the Graf gene encoding rho GTPase-activating protein 10 isoform X2, translating into MGLLPLEFTDCLTDSPYFRENLHAHEKELEKTSQQIKGLIKEVNNVISAAKSLSRCQKSLAGCLINFSFDCIGTSLTDDEVVISNSLRKFGNLIEMIEDERNKMLETSYAQIIQPLEKFRKEHIGGVKEGRKKFEKHSLKFCQSQERYLNLSTKKQDTVLQEADATLEMEQRHFCQASLQYVCLLQQVQERKKFEFVEPLLSFMYGWLTFYHQGHDTHHDFKPYMLDLQFRIQKTRTNFDATRDQTDSLMKKMLELRNANPVDLGISNKMYTRQGYLYLMEKKAFGTTAWSKQYCMYKKDTNEVTLIPYNQITGKFNPTETFKLASCVRRISDSIDKRFCFDITSGDKPGVIYTLQALSEEDRKKWMDVMGGKEPFTLQEYTTPGKVTKSEDRALDEVGFAFVSKCIEALEARGLEEQGLYRVVGVNSKVTKLLQMGLDRRKVDKLNLDDSLEWESKTITSALKNYLRSLPEPLMTFRHHFAYIAAAKQETRTQRINDVHNLVHRLPEANFNMLKLLIRHLLNVTSHSDKNLMTVSNVSVCFGPTLLRPEEETVAAIMDIKFCNVVVEIMIENFNQLFGTKPENPTPDPEVAQAPLPQAKPQGNLMTNSYPGPKPRHSTQYLQRTSNKSAPPPVTHAVIKSYYDGPLSASLHNVHQSAGFMAGQNIPMRVDSGVSLRSTTANTASEGNLLGMSQSPPSGSPPLHHAPANTLPLKKPNSIYAQTGEDAKIEHVNNTSSSSESMSSVSSRDHFETVMPAKGRASGTRLNTHYVTQYKPLNNMDVLNNFCRHPKVSPGGTRAASPSSVNNVRRVRTLYACVGENDGELSFEPNQIITNVRGSLEPGWLEGTLNGKTGLVPENYVEFLP; encoded by the exons GTTTGTCCCGGTGTCAGAAGTCCCTGGCAGGGTGTCTGATCAACTTCAGTTTCGACTGTATCGGCACTTCGCTCACGGACGACGAAGTGGTTATCTCCAATTCCCTGCGCAAATTCGGCAACCTTATCGAGATGATCGAGGATGAGCGAAACAAGATG TTGGAGACGAGTTACGCTCAAATCATCCAGCCGCTGGAGAAATTTCGCAAGGAGCACATAGGCGGCGTCAAA GAGGGCAGGAAAAAGTTTGAGAAGCACTCGTTGAAGTTCTGCCAGAGTCAGGAGCGGTACTTGAACTTGTCGACCAAGAAACAGGACACTGTGCTTCAAGAG GCTGATGCGACTCTTGAAATGGAACAGAGGCATTTTTGCCAAGCCAGTTTGCAGTACGTTTGTCTCCTACAGCAAGTGCAGGAACGGAAGAAGTTCGAGTTTGTAGAGCCG CTGCTGAGTTTCATGTATGGATGGCTGACATTTTACCACCAAGGACATGACACCCATCACGACTTCAAGCCGTACATGTTAGATCTGCAATTCAGAATACAAAAG ACGAGAACCAATTTTGACGCGACGAGGGACCAAACCGACTCGCTGATGAAGAAGATGCTCGAGCTGAGGAACGCG AATCCGGTTGATTTAggaatttccaataaaatgtATACCCGACAAGGGTATCTTTATTTAATGGAAAAGA AGGCCTTCGGAACAACAGCCTGGTCCAAACAGTACTGTATGTACAAGAAGGACACTAATGAGGTCACATTAATTCCGTACAATCAAATTACCGGAAAATTT aaTCCAACAGAGACTTTCAAATTAGCGTCTTGTGTAAGGCGCATATCTGACTCCATAGATAAACGCTTCTGCTTCGACATAACCTCTGGGGacaa GCCAGGGGTCATTTACACTTTGCAAGCCTTGTCTGAAGAAGATAGAAAAAAGTGGATGGATGTTATGGGAGGAAAAGAACCt tTCACATTGCAGGAGTACACAACTCCAGGAAAAGTGACGAAGAGCGAAGACCGCGCCCTTGACGAGGTAGGCTTCGCGTTCGTCTCAAAGTGCATAGAAGCCCTTGAGGCCAGAG GCCTCGAGGAGCAAGGCCTGTACCGCGTGGTAGGGGTCAACTCGAAGGTGACCAAACTGCTGCAGATGGGGCTGGACCGGCGGAAAGTGGACAAGCTCAATCTGGACGACAGCCTTGAGTGGGAGAGCAAGACCATCACCAGCGCGCTCAAAAACTACCTGCGCAGCCTGCCGGAACCGCTCATGACCTTTCGGCACCACTTTGCCTACATAGCGGCAGCAA agcaAGAGACAAGGACGCAACGAATAAACGATGTCCATAATTTAGTGCATAGGTTACCGGAAGCCAATTTCAACATGCTGAAGCTTCTAATTAGACATTTATTAAA TGTTACGTCACACTCTGACAAAAATCTAATGACTGTGAGCAACGTGAGCGTGTGCTTCGGCCCGACCCTTTTGCGTCCAGAGGAGGAAACCGTCGCCGCCATCATGGACATCAAGTTCTGCAACGTGGTTGTTGAGATCATGATAGAAAACTTCAACCAG ctcttCGGCACGAAACCCGAAAACCCCACACCCGACCCGGAGGTGGCGCAGGCGCCTCTGCCCCAAGCAAAACCCCAGGGCAATCTTATGACAAACTCGTACCCTGGACCCAAACCGAGACATTCCACGCAGTACCTGCAACGCACCTCCAACAAGTCTGCCCCTCCTCCAGTAACCCAT GCTGTGATAAAATCATACTACGACGGTCCGTTGAGCGCGAGTCTGCACAACGTGCACCAGAGCGCCGGCTTCATGGCCGGTCAGAACATTCCGATGCGGGTGGACTCTGGGGTGAGTCTGCGCAGCACGACGGCCAACACGGCGTCCGAGGGCAACCTGCTGGGCATGTCGCAGAGCCCCCCAAGCGGCAGCCCGCCGCTGCACCACGCGCCGGCCAACACACTGCCCCTGAAGAAGCCCAACAGCATCTACGCGCAGACTG GAGAGGACGCCAAAATCGAGCATGTGAATAACACTAGCAGTTCCAGTGAGTCCATGTCGTCTGTCTCGTCCAGGGATCACTTTGAAACGGTCATGCCAGCCAAAGGAAGAG CGTCAGGAACAAGACTGAACACCCATTATGTGACCCAGTACAAGCCATTAAACAATAT GgatgtcttaaataatttttgtaggCACCCAAAGGTCTCTCCTGGTGGTACGCGGGCAGCTAGTCCATCGAGTGTGAATAATGTGAG AAGAGTCCGAACGCTGTACGCCTGTGTAGGCGAAAACGACGGAGAACTCTCCTTCGAACCAAAccaaataattacaaatg tCCGAGGGTCACTGGAGCCAGGCTGGTTGGAGGGAACTCTGAACGGAAAGACTGGGCTGGTTCCTGAGAACTACGTCGAGTTTTTGCCATAA